In Desulfosalsimonas propionicica, one DNA window encodes the following:
- a CDS encoding phosphate ABC transporter substrate-binding protein: MKRLLMIMLVFIMGLTLGTTQAWSAEKLTIKGSTTVLPVTQKVAEAFMEKYPDVNISISGGGSGNGIKALIDGTTDICQASRFIKDEEVKRAVENGHYPVPFGVALDSIIPVVNPDNPVDDLSLEELRGIYNGDITNWKEVGGTDRRITLVSRDSSSGTYGVWGDIILKGDRVTPRAQTVASNGAAVETVKGNPYAIGYIGIGYLDEDLKNVKIDGVEGTPETTASGEFPVSRYLYYFTDGWPSGTALKFINFALHPEKGQPLAENVGYVPLY; this comes from the coding sequence ATGAAAAGACTGTTGATGATCATGCTGGTTTTCATTATGGGGCTTACCCTGGGCACGACACAGGCGTGGTCTGCCGAAAAACTCACAATCAAGGGCTCCACGACTGTTCTGCCCGTAACCCAGAAAGTGGCAGAGGCCTTCATGGAAAAGTATCCGGATGTTAACATCTCCATATCCGGAGGCGGCTCGGGCAACGGCATAAAAGCCCTTATCGACGGTACCACCGATATCTGCCAGGCATCCCGTTTCATCAAAGACGAAGAGGTCAAAAGGGCGGTTGAAAACGGGCATTACCCGGTTCCGTTCGGAGTGGCATTAGACAGCATCATCCCGGTTGTAAACCCGGACAACCCGGTAGACGACCTGAGCCTGGAAGAGCTCAGAGGCATCTATAACGGAGACATAACCAACTGGAAGGAAGTGGGCGGCACTGACCGCAGAATCACACTGGTTTCCAGGGATTCATCCTCGGGCACATACGGGGTCTGGGGAGACATCATCCTTAAGGGCGACAGGGTTACGCCCAGGGCACAGACCGTGGCCTCCAACGGAGCAGCCGTGGAAACCGTAAAAGGCAATCCCTATGCAATCGGCTACATAGGGATCGGCTACCTGGACGAAGACCTTAAAAACGTCAAAATCGACGGGGTGGAGGGTACACCCGAAACCACGGCTTCAGGAGAATTTCCTGTCTCCCGGTATCTCTATTACTTCACCGACGGGTGGCCCTCGGGCACAGCGCTGAAATTTATCAACTTTGCACTGCATCCCGAGAAGGGTCAGCCGCTGGCTGAAAACGTCGGTTACGTGCCCCTGTATTAA
- the pstC gene encoding phosphate ABC transporter permease subunit PstC — protein sequence MGLQSWQREKLVHGFFLLVGASGVIILLLIFLFLVKEGLPIFEVVSVVDFIFGTQWYPTYDPADYGIFSLIVGSLCVVGLSSLIAIPVGVCTAIYLAEIAHPRTRSILKPVIELIEGLPTVVIGFFGMVVMAPFLQNLLDLNTGLNIFNASIMLAFMAVPTIASISEDAIYSVPAHVKEGSMALGATHWETISRVILPASLAGITTAVVLGIARTIGETMVVLMVAGGAAMIPESVFDPVRPMPASIAAEMGEAPFQSHHYHALFAIGLVLFVFTFVFNLIASWLSEKHKQVGEANL from the coding sequence ATGGGCCTGCAGAGCTGGCAAAGGGAAAAACTGGTACACGGGTTTTTCCTTCTTGTGGGAGCAAGCGGGGTAATTATCCTGCTTTTGATCTTCCTCTTTCTTGTAAAAGAAGGGCTGCCGATTTTCGAGGTGGTTTCAGTGGTGGATTTTATCTTTGGAACCCAATGGTATCCCACCTATGATCCCGCAGATTACGGGATTTTCTCACTGATCGTCGGATCCCTGTGCGTGGTTGGCCTGTCCTCGCTTATTGCCATTCCCGTGGGTGTATGCACCGCCATCTACCTGGCGGAAATTGCACACCCCAGGACCCGCTCGATACTCAAACCGGTAATCGAACTCATCGAGGGGCTGCCCACGGTGGTCATTGGTTTTTTCGGAATGGTGGTCATGGCACCGTTTCTGCAAAACCTGCTGGACCTAAACACCGGGCTGAATATCTTCAATGCCTCGATTATGCTGGCATTCATGGCAGTGCCCACCATCGCCAGCATATCAGAGGACGCCATATACAGTGTTCCCGCTCATGTAAAAGAAGGCTCCATGGCCCTGGGGGCCACCCACTGGGAGACCATTTCCCGGGTCATTCTTCCCGCCTCTCTTGCGGGAATCACCACCGCGGTTGTGCTGGGAATAGCAAGGACCATAGGCGAAACCATGGTAGTGCTCATGGTGGCAGGCGGCGCGGCCATGATACCTGAATCCGTATTTGACCCGGTGCGGCCCATGCCTGCAAGCATCGCGGCTGAAATGGGGGAGGCACCGTTTCAGAGCCATCATTATCATGCCTTGTTTGCCATAGGGCTGGTACTTTTTGTATTCACTTTTGTCTTCAACCTCATCGCTTCCTGGCTGTCGGAAAAACACAAGCAGGTGGGCGAGGCCAATCTATAA